In a single window of the Anaerocolumna cellulosilytica genome:
- a CDS encoding ABC transporter permease, protein MEAGNVFTLVQKKKRVKARGKINSVVSFLYPVAFGALLIILWQTEILHKIIGTDTFTLPLPSRIFAIIGENFPKVITNVQATVIVALCGLLLGSLFGYFVAIIATVFPKWGAGGLNIVSAFNAVPIVALAPVITNWTKDVSSDANTRSMFAKALVVMVVCTASMSVNAFRGLTEMTPFSEDLMKTYAAGRFETFVKLRLPNSIPYVFTALRVSVPASVISALVSEYFAEYIIGVGRQIRENIVLAQYATAWAYITVACFIGIVMYAILMVVEGVLLKNRR, encoded by the coding sequence ATGGAAGCAGGAAATGTATTCACTCTGGTACAGAAGAAAAAGAGAGTGAAAGCCAGAGGAAAAATAAATTCTGTTGTATCATTTTTATATCCGGTTGCTTTCGGAGCTCTGCTAATTATTCTCTGGCAGACAGAAATACTTCATAAAATAATCGGAACAGATACTTTTACACTCCCTTTGCCTAGCAGAATATTTGCTATTATCGGAGAGAACTTTCCTAAGGTTATAACCAATGTGCAGGCAACAGTTATAGTGGCTTTGTGTGGACTATTGCTTGGTTCTTTGTTTGGATATTTTGTAGCAATCATTGCAACAGTCTTTCCTAAATGGGGTGCGGGTGGACTTAACATTGTATCTGCCTTTAATGCAGTCCCTATTGTTGCACTTGCTCCGGTTATTACCAACTGGACAAAAGATGTAAGCAGCGATGCCAATACCAGAAGTATGTTTGCAAAAGCACTGGTGGTTATGGTGGTGTGTACGGCATCAATGAGTGTAAATGCATTTCGTGGATTAACAGAAATGACACCGTTTTCAGAGGATTTGATGAAAACTTATGCTGCCGGTAGGTTTGAAACCTTTGTAAAACTTAGACTTCCCAATAGTATACCCTATGTTTTTACAGCTCTGCGGGTAAGTGTACCGGCTAGCGTCATCAGTGCCCTAGTTAGCGAGTATTTTGCAGAATATATAATTGGTGTCGGCAGACAGATTAGAGAAAATATTGTTCTTGCCCAATATGCAACTGCATGGGCGTATATTACAGTCGCATGTTTTATCGGAATAGTAATGTATGCTATTTTAATGGTTGTTGAAGGTGTTTTGTTGAAAAACCGCAGATAA